A single region of the Plasmodium malariae genome assembly, chromosome: 7 genome encodes:
- the PmUG01_07014900 gene encoding DEAD/DEAH box helicase, putative gives MNLVINDYRINERTGMKVLRIAEDDSRNRYSFINDYTSNDFEDLEKIVNNENISVDCKIELCYSKLNSSIFDIFRIIADYNSLYIINGEGLIIHICMLLSKFYSFEYEENKNILSFTNSLNISSVIYYIEKVLSEFSLCNANFHIIFFNLFKIFFEKETQLFENYNLIRNVFIIHCKKNLIPYFIFDNWYNDDNYNIYLIKYKPLFMVVEDSSSFLYAFNKFYVSSTENDETLSAVTLKTTLVDNITSPVTADCDDVKRLEKEKSYKEYVRKKKIYDYYNEEIRELSICFYFLIINNILRDIKCVFLFNFESEKNTVNAFSINYKGINFRSVQKLNDESAVLFDTIFYGKNRGEEVKNREANDDHLNNMLIISEDTKDYDLLYKDEGNITEEEYRIRDMFLEEAKSDVIYLKNIVLKLFYEKNKANISLLDDKGKKYFFLILKLLLLHNYLIEKLNMKNLCLFDSQNMNGDIYNDGDDNILKMLKLFTEPHVIMYLDTYNFILRMLQIELYCDVLRNVRNTDFLNFFNASIVHNLLSFICFKLCKNIFTIDHEDFFFEDRDFFEKSFQKVSYDNLCFFPIDFSFLKDDINNIRKGRLTNIFNKCDEVSDINKNKEDITKVVEPSKEKSDEKNKTLNDKNTSVNNLNILNVNLVKIKNEFIETFFSIKDVVNNSNLDEDKKMYVKVNFINKCVEYDSEFFELLRMLHISERENVMDIFRSYINPSLYYRESESNTQVNEKYKVRNRQRGERRMAIIAKYFYISSLHHPIVISENHPWLKYYSYIVENLYDYLRDEKVKKGINARMKKMFDNSSDEEISSKDEKKQINYSRFNMFQIMDDIDEVSEINSELNCEKLNSKQDNKKICNDKGGRKNIKGSTNSVSRKDEILKRKEMSNEKKTYEVDLTRYNTLETKINKLSSDNDYAEMNTWSLDIISGFNRLVDVYNFNNVTNLIKNVDLQIKISMKVLSSMFDILMYTKLKNVKSSKQKSDAIKSVMLTYKLTNEIFSKFKENLTEKDVVQLQTVLLSLGFKNSSYNLFEEYVKIRMKIENDLENDDGEKEKMSTNKKGKGKEKSKLKDVNKNKKGSAVASKNKGKKNNNVDGDNGDDSSANGSDKVNEFNLKNKGKEIKEIYKYKIKEVKAYSELKIDENKEHEFQLYYMYYLLDRTTGNIKDKRVLFTLDTWQYNILNLVDKRKSILVSCPTSSGKTFICYYVMDKVLRLNNDSVVVYVAPNDALALQVYHEVNGRFSTKGYSKHGDNKLCSNMSDKYADNNALDAQIIIILPSVLENILLSYYSLNYPNERSFVSRFISRIEYIIFDEIHCIGDKEFYGTQIENIIHLTNCPFLALSATIGNINFFYSWLQNVLIKKGKGDKELHLIKFYERFSDLILYVYTNRNLHHLNPLACFNFRDILYKGINKDFYCNPREIYEIVILLFELARKNKFYDLVEFLEPSFYFQYTRCINKKQFIYYMHSVKEMIVYLIQNKFITNSDYDMFKHFLLSNYMKNADYVKDENAVVEEVGNEMIKKEDNESMEKKVQQNGVNSTKNLYKKEIKENTLKQQLYQELYKRVVLDEKYFLNKSNDLVKYTEIVNMEQEYLDSDKLIELLKKLENVKFLPCIVFNFERKELEDMTINLIKELMRRQHDKYYGDEEKAFNTKMENKLRRERYESLLKQREMLLKIKTVSRNQRLEQNLDKDYLDMLNEDEIPEPPVDISEEYDGDFYFCNRKIYHNYVFEIEDLIKDAERALEGRKHKSVLIEGLKRGIGLHYEVLPYKFTIIVESLFRLGYVRIIFSNKNLSLGINIPCKSIIFSGHTFELNSVMFKQTSGRAGRRGFDLYGNVIIWNINFKNLRRLTTSPLQTLSGSYSVNFTNICRSMLLYNCLKKNREMEEFSSRNKVIVNKPNRKKKKDDTMTVAEKEELFEKNRSVNVNFFSRINGILSMFYSSLYYVNVFQHNLHNNKRNDLFEERSRRNMKELKNDIMNENKSLNEKKLNGMISMDTCASDLIVDNENVIVNEEKMEYIEYLANEFNQFKGKNVLSKFINRKYEYNELICEFIAKKIKSDANEKNISEICFMIKMHFLMYINILIEMEFLDEECNIINLTELTIFLKKEYDNNLVLTYLLMKKVLHNIIGDSTFLSSNVNSISLPKIVDSITFEKNYSRNIIVDDTSRGQFILLFILSHFVNRLKENKIALTNVLINYNCTTRTKLELFSYKYFPLLHMLPAPIHKHIRYFETIVLRYMINYSLIILTKLNLLNRKKTYLLPYTHLYIFEQHPSLSLTEIFPKEMNSEYFKFYQSKVHDYNIRSPFLASLYKYDRFENLNELLYTSLHDLDIRRNTIPDISDDYISFYKFDNGLIKEEKVCLKNSYILDYYIHGRYHVLRSKNKLGQYIWYILDRFIQSLKNIEQFIYEVKKEKLLLSSDVFYTCLKTLKEVLEKCFKSINSDSVDENS, from the exons ATGAATTTGGTAATTAATGATTATCGAATTAATGAACGCACAGGTATGAAAGTTTTAAGAATAGCAGAAGATGATAGTAGAAACAggtattcatttattaatgaCTACACATCAAATGATTTTGAGGACCttgaaaaaatagtaaacaATGAGAACATAAGTGTAGATTGTAAAATAGAATTATGTTATTCCAAATTAAATAGTAGcatatttgatatatttagaattatTGCAGATTATAACAGcttatatatcataaatgGAGAAGgattaataattcatatttgCATGTTGttatcaaaattttattcgtttgaatatgaagaaaataaaaatattctttcgTTTACCAATTCTTTGAATATTAGTagtgtaatatattacatagaAAAAGTGTTAAGTGAATTTTCTCTTTGTAATgctaattttcatataatattttttaatttatttaaaatattctttgaaaaagaaacgcaattatttgaaaattataatttaataagaaacgtatttataattcattGTAAGAAAAATCTAATACCCTACTTTATATTTGATAACTGGTATAATGAcgataattataatatttacttaatTAAATACAAACCTTTATTTATGGTAGTAGAAGATAGCTCTTCCTTTTTATACGCATTTAATAAGTTTTATGTAAGCTCAACTGAGAATGATGAAACTTTGAGTGCAGTTACATTGAAAACTACTTTGGTCGATAATATCACTTCCCCCGTTACAGCTGATTGTGATGATGTAAAGAGGTtggaaaaagagaaaagttACAAGGAATatgtaaggaaaaaaaagatatatgatTATTACAATGAAGAAATTAGGGAGTTatctatttgtttttattttcttataattaataacatACTAAGGGATATAAAATGTGTTTTTCTATTCAATTTTGAATCAGAAAAGAACACTGTAAATgctttttctattaattatAAGGGTATTAATTTCAGGTCAGTACAGAAATTGAATGACGAATCGGCAGTGTTATTTGATACGATATTTTATGGGAAGAACAGGGGAGAAGAGGTTAAAAATAGAGAGGCAAACGATgatcatttaaataatatgctTATTATTTCAGAGGACACGAAAGATtatgatttattatataaggaTGAAGGAAATATTACGGAAGAAGAATATCGTATTCGTGATATGTTTTTAGAAGAGGCAAAGTCAGATGTCATATActtgaaaaatattgttttaaaattgttttatgaaaaaaataaagcaaatatTTCACTATTAGATGACAAgggaaaaaaatactttttcttaattttaaaactCTTATTATtgcataattatttaattgaaaAGTTAAATATGAAGAATTTGTGTTTATTTGATTCGCAAAATATGAATGgcgatatatataatgatggtgatgataatattttgaaaatgttGAAGTTATTTACTGAGCCCCATGTGATTATGTATTTAGATacatacaattttattttaagaatgTTACAAATAGAATTGTACTGCGATGTGTTGAGGAATGTAAGAAATACAGACTTCTTAAATTTCTTTAATGCTTCCATAGTCCATAATTTACTAAGtttcatttgttttaaattgtgtaaaaatatattcacaaTTGATCatgaagattttttttttgaggaTAGAGATTTCTTTGAGAAATCTTTTCAAAAAGTGTCATATGACAACTTGTGTTTTTTTCCCAtcgatttttcttttttaaaagatgatataaataatataagaaaaggTAGGTtaactaatatttttaataaatgtgaTGAGGTTAGTGATATTAATAAGAACAAGGAGGATATTACTAAAGTTGTAGAGCCAAGCAAAGAAAAGagtgatgaaaaaaataaaacgcTGAACGACAAAAACACTAGtgtgaataatttaaatattttaaatgttaatttagttaaaattaaaaacgaGTTTATAGAAACCTTTTTCAGCATAAAAGATGTAGTAAATAATAGCAATTTAgatgaagataaaaaaatgtatgttaaggtgaattttattaacaaatgTGTAGAATATGATAGtgaattttttgaattattaagAATGTTACACATATCGGAAAGGGAGAACGTAATGGACATTTTTAGAAGTTACATAAATCCATCGTTATATTATAGAGAAAGTGAATCAAATACGCAGgtcaatgaaaaatataaggtAAGAAATCGACAAAGAGGTGAAAGAAGAATGGCTATAAttgcaaaatatttttacattagtTCACTTCATCATCCTATAGTTATTTCTGAAAATCATCCTTGGTtgaaatattattcatatattgtaGAAAATCTTTATGACTATTTGAGAGATgagaaagtaaaaaaaggtataaacGCAAGAATGAAAAAGATGTTTGATAATTCTTCAGATGAAGAAATTAGTTCCAAGGATGAAaagaaacaaataaattatagtaGATTTAATATGTTTCAAATAATGGATGATATAGATGAGGTGAGTGAAATAAATAGTGAGTTAAACTGTGAGAAGCTAAATAGCAAAcaagataataaaaagatatgtAATGACAAAggaggaagaaaaaatattaaaggaAGCACAAATTCTGTAAGCAGAAAagatgaaatattaaaaagaaaagaaatgtcaaatgaaaaaaaaacctATGAAGTAGATTTGACAAGATATAATACGTTAGAAACGAAAATTAATAAGTTAAGTAGCGATAATGATTACGCAGAGATGAATACTTGGTCTTTAGATATAATATCCGGGTTTAATAGATTAGTAGATGTGTATAACTTTAATAATGTTACTAATTTAATTAAGAATGTTGATCttcaaattaaaattagtatGAAAGTGTTAAGTAGTATGTTTGACATTTTAATGTATacgaaattaaaaaatgtaaagagCAGTAAGCAGAAATCAGATGCAATAAAAAGTGTTATGTTAACTTATAAATTAACGAACGaaatttttagtaaatttaaagaaaatttaactGAAAAAGATGTTGTGCAGTTACAAACAGTGTTACTTTCTCTaggttttaaaaatagtagtTATAATTTGTTTGAAGAATACGTAAAGATAAGAATGAAAATTGAAAATGATTTAGAGAATGACGAtggagaaaaagaaaagatgaGCActaacaaaaaaggaaagggaaaggaaaaaagtaaattaaaagatgtaaataaaaataaaaagggaaGTGCAGTTgcaagtaaaaataaaggtaaaaaaaataataatgttgaTGGTGATAATGGGGATGATAGTTCTGCGAACGGTTCAGATAAAGTCAATGAGtttaacttaaaaaataaaggaaaagaaataaaagaaatttataaatataaaattaaagaagtAAAGGCGTATAGTGAGTTAAAAATTGATGAGAACAAAGAGCACGAATTTCAGTTATAttacatgtattatttattagatAGAACAACAGGTAATATTAAAGATAAACGTGTGTTATTTACGTTGGATACGTGGcaatataacattttaaatttgGTAGATAAAAGAAAGAGTATTTTAGTTTCATGCCCTACTAGTAGTGGTAAaacttttatttgttattatgtTATGGATAAAGTTTTAAGATTAAATAATGATAGTGTAGTTGTATATGTTGCACCTAATGATGCATTAGCTTTACAAGTATATCATGAAGTGAATGGTCGATTTAGTACAAAGGGTTATTCAAAACATGGtgataataaattatgttctAATATGTCTGATAAATATGCAGACAATAATGCGTTAGATGctcaaataattattattttaccgAGTGTTTTAGAAAACATTTTACTATCATATTATTCTCTAAATTATCCCAATGAGCGTTCATTTGTATCTAGATTTATTAGTAGGATagaatacataatttttgatGAAATTCATTGTATTGGAGATAAAGAATTTTATGGTACacaaattgaaaatattattcatttaacGAATTGCCCCTTTTTAGCTTTATCAGCTACAATaggtaatataaattttttctattcgTGGCTTCAGAAtgttcttataaaaaaaggaaaaggtgATAAAGAActtcatttaattaaattttatgagAGATTTTCAGATTTAAttctatatgtatatacaaatagAAATTTACATCATTTAAATCCATTAGCATGTTTTAATTTTCgagatattttatataaaggtataaataaagatttttattgtaatccaagagaaatatatgaaattgtaatattattatttgaattagctagaaaaaataaattttatgacCTAGTTGAATTTTTAGAACCATCTTTCTACTTCCAGTATACTAGGTGCATAAACAAAAAGcagtttatatattatatgcacTCAGTGAAAGAAATGATTGTGtatttaatacaaaataagtTTATTACAAATTCGGATTATGATAtgtttaaacattttttgttatcaaattatatgaaaaatgctGATTACGTGAAAGACGAAAATGCAGTGGTAGAGGAGGTAGGTAATGAAATGATTAAGAAAGAGGATAATGAATctatggaaaaaaaagtcCAACAAAATGGTGTTAATAGTAcaaagaatttatataaaaaggaaattaagGAAAATACTCTTAAACAACAACTTTAtcaagaattatataaaagggTTGTGTTAGATGagaaatatttcttaaataaaTCGAACGATTTAGTAAAGTATACCGAAATTGTAAATATGGAACAAGAATATTTAGATAGTGATAAATTAATAGaactgttaaaaaaattggaaaatgtaaaatttttgcCGTGTATTGTATTTAACTTTGAGAGAAAGGAATTAGAGGACATGACTATTAACTTGATTAAGGAACTTATGAGAAGACAAcatgataaatattatggGGATGAGGAAAAAGCATTTAATACGAAgatggaaaataaattaaggaGAGAGAGGTATGAAAGTTTACTAAAACAGAGAgaaatgttattaaaaattaaaacagtGTCAAGAAATCAAAGATTAGAGCAAAATTTAGATAAAGATTATTTAGATATGTTAAATGAAGATGAAATTCCTGAACCACCTGTTGATATTTCAGAAGAGTATGATGgggatttttatttttgtaatagaaaaatatatcataattatgtatttgaAATTGAAGATTTGATAAAAGACGCAGAAAGAGCATTAGAAGGAAGAAAACACAAATCAGTATTAATTGAAGGGTTAAAAAGGGGAATAGGTTTACATTATGAAGTATTAccatataaatttacaattataGTAGAATCTTTATTTAGGTTAGGATATGttagaattatatttagtaataaaaatttatcctTAGGTATTAATATACCATGTAAAtccattattttttctgGTCATACATTTGAACTTAATTCTGTTATGTTTAAGCAAACATCTGGTAGAGCAGGAAGACGGGGTTTTGATCTATATGgtaatgtaataatatggaatattaattttaaaaatttaagaagGTTAACTACATCTCCTTTACAAACCCTCTCAGGTTCATACTCTGTGAATTTCACGAACATATGTAGAagtatgttattatataactgtttaaaaaaaaatagagagATGGAAGAATTTAGTTCAAGAAATAAAGTAATTGTAAATAAACCAaataggaagaaaaaaaaagatgatacCATGACAGTTGCTGAAAAGGAAGagttatttgaaaaaaatagaagtgTTAATGTAAATTTCTTTAGTAGAATTAATGGAATACTAAGTATGTTTTACAGCTCGTTGTATTATGTAAATGTGTTTCAACATAAtctacataataataaaaggaatgATTTATTTGAAGAAAGAAGTAGAAGAAATATGAAGGAGTTAAAAAACGATATTATGAATGAAAACAAGTCATTGaatgaaaagaaattaaatgGAATGATCAGTATGGATACATGTGCCTCGGATTTAATTGTagataatgaaaatgttaTTGTTAATGAGGAGAAGATGGAGTATATAGAATACTTAGCGAATGAGTTCAACCAATTTAAAGGGAAGAATGTATTGTCAAAGtttattaatagaaaatatgaatataatgaGTTAATTTGTGAATTTATTgcaaagaaaataaaaagtgatgcaaatgaaaagaatataaGTGAGATAtgttttatgataaaaatgcattttcttatgtatataaatattcttattgAAATGGAATTCCTAGATGAAgaatgtaatataattaatttaacagaattaacaatatttttaaaaaaagaatatgatAACAATTTAGTgttaacatatttattaatgaaaaaagtttTGCATAACATTATAGGTGATAGTACATTTTTAAGTTCTAATGTTAATTCGATTTCATTACCCAAAATAGTAGATTCTATAAcgtttgaaaaaaattattctcgTAATATAATAGTAGATGATACATCAAGAGgacaatttattttattgtttattttatcccattttgttaatagattaaaagaaaataaaatagccTTAACTAATgtgttaataaattataactgTACAACCAGAACGaaattagaattatttaGTTACAAATATTTCCCATTATTACATATGCTACCAGCAcctatacataaacatattagGTATTTTGAAACTATTGTGTTAAGGTATATGATTAACTATTCATtgataattttaacaaaactAAATTTATTGAATAGAAAGAAGACTTATTTGTTACCCTATACTCACTTGTATATTTTCGAGCAACACCCATCACTTAGTTTGACTGAAATTTTTCCAAAGGAGATGAATTCTGAGTACTTTAAGTTCTATCAGTCAAAG gttCATGATTATAATATAAGATCCCCCTTTTTAGCATCGTTGTACAAATACGATAgatttgaaaatttaaatgagtTACTTTATACGTCCTTACACGACCTAGATATACGAAGGAACACTATCCCAGACATTTCAGACGACTACATTTCATTTTACAAGTTTGATAATGgattaataaaagaagaaaaagtatgtttaaaaaattcatatattttagattattatattcacGGAAGATACCATGTCCTACGAAGTAAAAACAAACTAGGTCAATATATATGGTATATTTTAGATAGATTTATACAatcattaaaaaacataGAACAGTTCATATATGaagtaaaaaaggaaaaattgcTGTTATCTTCAGATGTTTTTTATACATgtttaaaaacattaaaagaGGTTTTGGAAAAATGTTTCAAATCGATTAATTCTGATAGCGTAGATGAAAACAGTTAA